The region TCGACGCTCGCCGCCCGCGCCAGCGCTTCGCCGATGATCGGCTTGACGTCCTTCCAGAAGACGATCGCCGTCGCCTGGGAGTTGTTGAAGACGCCGGCGAGCGTGCCCAGGAACGCCACCAGTTGCCTGGGGTTGAACGGCGGATACACCGGGACCGGGATGGCCCCGGCCAGGATGATGCCGAAGAACGTGAAGAGGTACTCGGGGCAGGTGGGCAGCATCACCACGACGCGATCGCCGGGCTTGATGCCGCGCTCGCGCATGACACGCGCATAGCGCGCCGCCATGCGGGCCACCCGGCCGTAGCTCATGGCCGAGGGCTTGCCGAGGTCGTCGAGGAAGGTGAACACCCGGTCGCTGTCCGCGCGCCGGCGCAGCAACTCGGCGATCGTCTGCGCCTCGAGGCGGTCCCGCCAGTCGGGCCCGGGCGTTCCGAGCAGCAGGCAATTCGTCGCCGTTTGCAAGGCGTCCTCCTCCGTAGAAAACCCCAGTAAGGACGTCTACTTTAGCGAAAACTAGACACGTGTGTCTAGTTTTCGGACAGTGTCATGAGACCTGGGCGGGAAGCTTCTCGGGCGCGACTCGGCCTCGCCAAGGGGCACCGCGATCTGGGCGCGCACGCGATCCATGAGTTCGTCCATGGTGGTCGCGTCGTAACCGCTCGTCTCGATGGGCGGGTGCATGTGCACCTCGATGGTGCCGGGCCGGATCAGCCACCCGCCCTTGCCGGTGCGCATCACGTCCCACGAGCCCACCAGGGAGTAGGGAGCGATCGGCAGGCGCGCCGCGAGTGCGGTGTAGAAACCGCCCTTCTTGAACGGCCCCATCTTGCCGGTCCGCGTGCGGGTGCCCTCGGGCATGATGACGATCCACGAGGCGTCGTCGCGGGCGGACACGGCCGCCTCCTCCATCGTGCGCATCGCCGTCTCGCGGTTCTTGCGGTCGATGGGGATGTTGCCCCAGCGCTTCATCAGGAAGCCGTAGAACGGGATCTTGAAATTCTCGCGCTTCTCGATCGCGACCATGTACCGCGGGAAGGCGCAGGCCATCACGAACGGATCGAGGAAGTTGACGTGGTTGCCCATCATCACGTAGGCCCGGTCGGGATCCCAGTTGCCTTCTCCCACCGCCAGGACGCGCACGCCGATGAAGGAGAAGGCGAAGCGGCACGACCATTGGGAGAACCGGAAAGCGACGTGCCGCGGCAGCGCGACCAGGGCGATCGCGATCGCCGGGATGAAGATCAGGCACCAGGCGACGAGGACCGACCACGCCCAGACCGACCGGACAGCAAGCATCGTCCCAGTCTAACCGTACTGAACACGTATGTCTAATGCTCGCGGGCTGGAAGGCATATCCATGGGGGTACAGTGAAGAAATGAAGCGAGCAGGCGTCGGCGCGCTCGTGGGCCTCGCGGGTTGCGCTCAGGCGGCATTGCCGCTCGCGCCTTCCGCCGCCGACGGTGGTGAG is a window of Candidatus Tanganyikabacteria bacterium DNA encoding:
- a CDS encoding 1-acyl-sn-glycerol-3-phosphate acyltransferase, which produces MLAVRSVWAWSVLVAWCLIFIPAIAIALVALPRHVAFRFSQWSCRFAFSFIGVRVLAVGEGNWDPDRAYVMMGNHVNFLDPFVMACAFPRYMVAIEKRENFKIPFYGFLMKRWGNIPIDRKNRETAMRTMEEAAVSARDDASWIVIMPEGTRTRTGKMGPFKKGGFYTALAARLPIAPYSLVGSWDVMRTGKGGWLIRPGTIEVHMHPPIETSGYDATTMDELMDRVRAQIAVPLGEAESRPRSFPPRSHDTVRKLDTRV